The sequence TGTTCTTTTTCCACATGACAATGTAAAATTTGCGATTACTTTGATAACTGAATATGAAACCCACATAATCATCATCGGTGTCATCATTGACATAGAAAGTACCCTCAAAGTCTACGCCACCAAAAGCATCATGACCCACCACAAGACCGGGATCACTATTCAAAGTTTGTATAATTTCCGAGCCATTGGCATGAACTTCCCAATTGGGATCTAATTGAGCTTCTCCCTCAGGATCCAATATCACAGAGCGTATAGTACGGAAATCAGTGGAATAGATCATGGAATTATTGGGACAATTGTCTATAATATTGGGAGTGCCATCGTCATCTTCATCGTATTCACACAAATCGCCTTTGCCGTTTTCTAAAGTAAAACAAAGCAATTGTAAATTCACAATCTAAAAAACATTATTGCTATCAAAACTCACTGTTTAAATCCAATTGATTGGGATTTTTGGCCAAAGGACAATTGTCTCTATAATTGGGCACACCATCACCATCCATATCATCATCACAGGCATCTCCCCTAAGAAAAACACAACATTGATTAATTGTTCTCTAGAAAGATTTCCCCAGCTAACACTTACTTGCCATCATTATCGGTATCCAACTGGTCAGCATTACTGACCATAGGACAGTTGTCCTCACTATCCTGTATACCATCATTGTCACCATCTATCTCACTATCACAAGCATCACCCAACAAATCATTGTCGCGATCCTCTTGTGAGGGATTCGAAATACTGGGACAATTATCACAGACATCACCTATACCATCACCATCCATATCCATTTGATTTGGATTGGGCACCAACATACAATTATCATACTCATTAATTATCGTATCATTGTCCATGTCATCATCACAATCATTGCCCAACGTATCATCATCTGTATCCAACTGCTTACGATTCGGCACAAATGGACAATTATCACAGGCATCACCCACACCATCATGATCGGAATCCAATTGATCTACATTGTATACAAACGGACAATTATCCTTGTCATTCGAAATCAAATCGCCATCCGCATCATCATCACAACCATCACCAATGCCATCATTGTCGGCATCTTCTTGTCCCGAATTGGGTAAATCGATACAATTGTCACGATTACAGTGCAATTCTGAGCAGGGCAATTGCATGTCTGGCCAACTGTCCAAATCACGATCGCGACCACATACTAAACCATTTCCGGCCCAACCCACTTTACACTTGCATCTGTATTTATAATTATCGGATAGTACGCAATTGGCATTACTATTACAGATGGTGCCATCAGGACACATATCGGCTATGGGAAAGCAATTTGAGGTGCCATTGGAAACATAGCCTTCACGACATTTACATTGATAGGAGCCCtagtaagaaaacaaaattttaattagaaattatatttaatgggactctaacccccattttctcaatatctggttatcgtttttcgtaacgataaaccttcgattaacattttttttgtatgagaactgtcagtttatcgtcacgataaaaaataaccagagattgaatgaatgaaaagTAAAATTCGTCGCTTTCATTATTATATTGTGGTGGAATTATATTTAGTAATTCCAAGACAGTAAGGTATTTTTGATAACTTACCATTGTATTAACACACGCCGAGTTCGGTCCACATCGCGCCATACCATTTTGACATTCATCCACATCATAACAAGTCTGTTTCTGATAATTTATGGTCCAGTATTCAGCATAGTATCCTTTGGTATTAAAACAGACATGTTAATTTCATACAAAACCATTAACTATTTACTAAACATTTACCATGAACATGCATGCCACTATAGCCCAAGGGACAGGGTTCGCATCTAAATCCAGGATTTTGATTAACACAAGTCGATTTTGGATCACAGGGTTGATACAGCTCACATTCATCGATATCTACACAGAGAGTGCCATTGATACGCTGACTACGAGTGCAGGAAATACATTGGAAGAAGGGTGGAACACCTATTTGTATGCATTCAACTCCTGTGAATAAGAAATGGGAAAATTTAATgagaatttttaattgaaaatatcaaACGTGACATATGGTTATTGTAatgatttacatgattgtggcaACCATGATatgataaaataacaattcacatgattgtagcagaTATTAGTAAATAagtatcagcccaattatgaatataaattccctgggagttttttcccttttctcaattttcctattcaaattcaatgggaaaaaactcccggggaacaaacttcCGCggacttttttattcataattgggctgtatatgttTTTATGTTGAAAGATTATACCATattaatctgagaacaacatattatgattcatcattaacatgattgccataaacatatagttatttaatataatattggtaaaaaacttgtaataatattaaaatggatacaacaaacatatacaactatatttttttctctttgtgTTGAAACTAGGACTTGAACTGAACAACtgtgaaaatatatttagtGGATTTACAAggtatcctatcatgtcatattgccATAATGTTGTAATATAATCGCTCTTAGATTAGATGTTTTTAAGATACGCCCAAGATTAAATAACggaaaattggttttttggaaaaaaaataatgtttgtgataaattgaatttttgattaaaaaaatactatttatacCCCACAACACTATAGTGGGAGGGTATATTtggtttgtgctgatgtttatgACGTGCagaaatattgtcccaacacccacattaaagtataccaatctgctctggatcactttctgagtcgatttagcgatgtccgtccgtctgtccgtccatgtaaaccttgtaatcaaactacaggtcgcaatttcatagataattctacaaaatttgatACAAGTTCTTccattgccccaaggacaaagccttttgaatttggttagaaacGGTCTATTATTCCTCCTAGCCCCcctacgattgccctatctgaaaatagttaagctctcataaatatcttagttatatagatatccaaaccaaattcagcaaaactaagttttatataagtcgaactcgcctcaccaaattttgtgatgaagaacgcttatagctaaaatatgctggacattgtatggtaatgaagtggaattgcctagaactaaaaaaaattaattaatgaatacttcctatccaaatttgctatcgaagttaaaataatagagatattagtgctttttagttaaatctgaacaattttgttcatgctaaatttttggggttctttaaaataagcaaaattaaccctaagctctcttttgttgtgtcttatttctgactttctggttgaattttccgttttggtgtattcagggacttatagtaaaatttcacggataatatttttgcggaacattttaaccccttaaatcccggttttaatggtgttttttgttctcttttaaaagaacgacaaaaaagaaacatgccttgaggatttagagggttaacatattctacaaaaatgttctccttaacattttacataaatttgctgaacacaatttatacctaaaatgtaaggatcacatggattctgggaaactttaacccgccctcaaatgaaattcagatataaacttttaaaactccgatacacgtgtctttttttttgtctcctctatcaaatttttattttttatcaattatttatcggtcggaccttgtaattttgtaaaaaaattgattttgttgtatagtgaattagtcatagctcccatataaagcctacttcagaaaatcattttaatgagtatagatttcttaaaaatgttcgtattcaaataaaattcaacacaaataggtttcatatacaCAGAAGTGATGCCACATAGGGTATCATATAACATAACATAACATTCTATAAATGATCTATAAAGTAAGAGTTATTTGGATgtcataaaaatgtatttttgtaaaaaattgcaGTCCTTTTtacacccttcaccatgagtgtcattccgtttgtaatttctatatttgcgaccccacaaagtcgACGTagatatgtccgtctgtccacctgtatgttgaaatcaactttccatagcccccaaataacttacatacaagattcatacatcaatatatgcgGTATCTACACGGTTCGGttgaaatcgagaaaatcggccagacatgcctgagatataagggaaaaactaggacaacctcgattgaccaaatttttaatctatatctagattactaagtcattaatatagacaatatggatatctaatgacaggtatttcaaagacctttgcaacgacgtatataacgccatagtaagttggacctataatgggtcaaactcgggaaaaacattttttttcaccaaaaatatgttttccactaataaatttaaaaaaagtaaattataaataaaaattaaaaattttaaaaaataaaaacaattttgaaaaattaaaaaaattttttgtttacctaaaaagtatttaaagttattattttaagggtatatggtgaagggtattttagattcgacacagccgaatattgctATCTTACTTGTATTTGTTCACTTTTCGAAGACACATAGTTAAGACCATAGAGAATAgatatagagcggaaactcgccTGTCAAAGAcataactcagttgtcagaaacctaagtggtgataatgtattagtagaaataaactatgtgaaaacaaaaacaacactcgtatgtgtgattattttgagtattttttttttgtttgagtttatttctagtttccgctctatggttAAGACACCATAATAAAGTTAGCGAAGACACAATATAGTGAAGACACAATATTCGAATTGATTTGGAACAGATCAAAACAAGTGCTAAAATCATCTAAATCTCCTGATATGATGAGTGATAATATAATGCACTTATGAccatagaaatattaaattaatagagAAAACTAAGGATCTCAAATCAAGTAAAGTCCTTTCTTTTAGTTTTAGTATTATGTTGGGCGtgtaaattttagtattttttaaaagttaatttatttattaatcaaAATGTATTAGTTTTGTTAGACAACATGCTTTTCTTTTTTGCAATAAACTACCAACATACATAATTAACcagaaaatggaaaatatacatatataccaaaaaaaaagatttaaaacaaaaataactaacTACGACTCTAAATACCATGATAATAAAAACCGAGTACACAACACCAAAATGTTATAAACTTTAAGAtgataaaaattatatgaatgattgatttaaaaagaaaagaaaatgttgTATTTACCAGTGAAATTCTTACTCGTATCATCGTACtcttcaataaattaaaacacaatttgttttaaggcaaattattttgtttaatacaaaaattaaaatgtttattatacaagaaattttttattttacaaaaaatagcaATTACAACttaaaacaagaaatttataaatttttgacataaattttattaatttaattttgttttttttttttggagaaaaattaatttttaagcttaaaaatatatgtattgtatatatAATTTCCACTTTCTGGTAAGGTGGACTTagagataaaattttaaatttatttattcacgTATGTATAGTTTATTAAGCATTTGTGCACataaagttattattattatttattacaattactataattttttttgttttgtttaattattataaaatttaacatgtttCTTTTTCgttcattattaatttattttggatAACATAATACTTGGTTGTGATATTACCAGGGATAGAGTTGTAAAGATATTTAACAAGAATATCCCCAATATGTAAgtagtgtgtgtttgtgtgcagTGTAAATTAATAGTGTTTTATTAAAGttgtttaaatcaattaaaattttagtttttcttttcctttataaatattatacttaagaaactaatattttattgaatataGCAATATTATTTAGTTGGTCTCTGACATCATTCATTctcaattatagttttttttgtctATGATGTCATTACGGAATATTTGCGCGCTGTATACTGCCTTTGATAATGCTGTACATTATGGGTTGGCACTATAATGCTTCCTATAAAAGTTCACAAAATTCGCATTagttaaatcaatttaaattcttGAACaggaaatcttaaaaaaaagggTAAAAGGTTTAaaccttaattttaaaaaatcaataaatcatTATATTATTGTATGAAGCAGACCAGACCCCCTATGACATTAATTGGGCTAATGTCAAACATATATTTCGCACCTTTACCCTGTATTTAGGTTTAAGAACACCGCGAAATTGAAGGGAACAAACAGAAACACAGGAGCGTGGTAAGCCATAAAAGTGAGAAGAAAATTAACGAGATAATCTTATATTCCCTCTGTGATAAATACAATAAgagaaaaaacagttttattgTAACCAGCAAAAAATAAGTCCCCACAAAAGAGCTTTTCAGTTAGGACAAGCAAATTTTGGCatcaattaattgaattttgactaatcaaattattttaaataaaatctcaaGTCTTATTTTGTTTAAGGTCAAGTAAAGTCTGATCTAAATAAGTTCAATCCTTTCTtattcaaaatgaaatttttattttgttaagtaTTTTCTAAGCTAAGACACAAAAAACCAGTGAGCGAAGACACAATACAGTCTTGCATAGACATGCTTTAAAGCAAATCGATTTGATCTAATAAAGTCTTTATTTGGTTCAAATTCACTTGCAGTGGAAAAGATATCTTAATGAAAAAGAcatgaaattaataaataaattaattagttttaacCATAGTTCTTGGCATTAAATTAAGTTATGATAAACTCGAAACATTTTGTTAccgttttttttatcaaaatgaaaaaaaaaatatttcaaactagaATGAAagttaattgaaaacaattaaatGATCTAGGCCTAGTTCTTGGCTTAAAATCACATACATTTTATTACCATTTTTATCCTTTATAGTCCCGGTTctgttgctgtttaaaatcgataaaatcagccaacaaatggctgatatataaggtataaaaacaaggacaacctcgattttttttttttaaaaaaaattttgaattgaaattttttttaaattgttattttaaagtataatttggtgaagggtatataagattcggtacagccgaatatatgtagctctgttacttgttcgAATTATATTTTTCCGACGATTCAAATCGGTTATTGGAAAACAATGATTCATGTTTAAACTACagttaacttttatatatatcgtagtttaaatctgaaatatttcaaaattgttcaattaataatatgtatgtatgtatattcgcAATTATCCCAACTGAtgtcgaagttatcacaaatgATCGTGTTCtattaaacttaaaaactaaatatatttcaatgcaATGCCAGCAGGCTGGCCAGACATAGGGATTTTTTGTGGACAACCGATTTTGTTACGgacattcaaaaatatttcgagGGTTTGTTGGGAGATTAAGAATATGGTAATTTCTTCAACAAATTCAAATGACGCTTGTCGAAaagaaattttttccaaatttataagaatttttattgaagtaacttttttaatgttgtaatgccaaattttatatataatccAATATTGGACAATTACTATAAAATGCTGTCTTTTTGGCATTTTTGAGGATATATATTTCTAATTTCGTTTGGAAAcaactataaaaaatacactGATGTCAAGTgtgggaaaaaaatataaatttgttatatacaGAAACggattgattttaaatatacttttttttcaatttttatctaattttttaaaaataaatttaatattttgtaattgtttatttttaaatattatataggAGCCCATTTTCTTAGATATGAGTaaaaaatgtagttttcaaaaattgtttgtaatatATCAAATGAACATAACAATGATCACAGGTTGACACCTCGTAACTAACAATATTTTAGCATGATCAGATAATAATGCCAACAGTATCCGTATGATGGAGGAATGGTATGTAATCATTACATATCTCATGTTGTTAGTTATGAGTTGTCTTAATAAATCGTTTTCTTTTTCTAAATTCCCTTACTGTACCATTAATTTTGAGCTTAAGTGTACAATTAGCAGACAGTGTTGTGTTTTAATTTCACAACTGATGacataatttctatttattgtgAGCTAAATATCTACTAACCTGAAGGGCAAGGACCATCTAAGCAGGGATTGCGTTTAGTGCAACTACGTCCATCACCATCATAGCCCAGGGGACAGGATTCACATTGAGCACCACTCACAGTATCGTGACATTGAACGCCTCTGtggaaaagcaaaaaaaaagcaaagaaaaaaacaataaaaacacatgtgagtaataaatattaatctttaaaataaaaccaaacaaagatttcaaacaaacaacaaaacctttaaatgactgactgacaaccacgaaacaaaaaaaaaaactacaagaaatgtttataaatgacGTTTTAAATAAATGGACATTAATCGGTTGAGGCGGTGTGTACTTTTGTATGAAACCAAAACATcggtaagaaaacaaaaaaggctcaaattaatgttttgttgaAGTTGGTTGAAGtatgaaagaaaatttatttacatgagttttttttttgtaattttttcggtgttttgtgttttcttttgttaatgTTTAAGCCTGGTCACACACACActcaaatttaataacaattacaAGAAAATCTTATTAACACAGATTTAGTACATAGATACAAATACACTCAGATttcaatgtaaatatttatagatagatagattatATGTTTGTATGCCGATGATGTTGAGTGTGTAAACAAGTGTGTGGGTTGTTATCTAACAAATTAAAAGGAAGAAGTAGAGGAAGAAAATACCTTTAGGCCATTTATCAAAGAAAATCAAAGATTAAAGGCTTAAAAACCGAATTTCCTATAACAAATACTagtaacagcaacaataacaataataacaataaaatttaaacatcatTTTCCACCAACTCCTACAAACACAATTAGATTCGAGTATTTTAACGCATAAATAAACAACAAGAAAATTtgtcaataattttaaatcaaacatCAAAtcttaaaatcttttatttacacACACAAACCCATTGAAGATCGTCATGCGATAAATTGCTGGAAGAGAGAGATGCTTCTTAATGTAAATAGTTCAggtatggaaaattatatatttattcagtatcaaataaataaatgcaaataaatgaaatgctttttttatacccttcaccatgagtggcaagggtatatataagtttgtcattccgtttgtaatttcccataaagtatatatattctggatcgttatagatagcggaatcgatatagccatgtccgtctgtccgtctgtgtgttgaaatcaactttctgaagcccccaaataacttacatacacgattcatacatcaatatctccgaaatccGGCTCAGTCGCTatttaaatcgagaaaatcggtccacaaatggctgagatataaggaaaaaactaggacaacctcgatttttgacctatttttgacctatatctggattactaagacattaacatagacaatatggatatctaatgataaatatttcaaagacctttgcaacgacgtatataagaccatagtaagttggtcaaaatcggaaaaaaatattttttaacccgaatttttttttcatcaaaaattttttttgtcatagattctttttccaaaaaaattaattaaagaaatttaaaaaaaaattttgaaaagactttttttaaaaaaaaattaaaaaacaatttggaaaaaaaaaattttttaaaaaaatgttaaaacattaaaaaaaaaattttgattttgtttaaataaaaatattaaaaaaaaaaatatttttaagtataatttggtgaagggtatataagattcggcacaaccgaatatagctctcttacttgttttcatttgaatttgattatacacaaattttcggatagataaaatgttaaacacaaattttagaaaaattatagttttttacatcaatttttctatagaaaaaactgttatacacaaatttcccGTAAACAAAACTgtacagacatttttctatagaaaaaactgttatacacaaatcttattatagaaaaactgttatatataaatttttctatagcaaaaacagttctacacaatttttttctatagaaacaactgttatacatacatttttctatagaaaaaacttatacacacgtttttttatacgaaaaactgttatacacaaatttttctatagataaagCTGTTATACCgacataaattttatgttatacataaattgttctatagaaaaactgttatacacaattttttttatataaaaaactgttatacacacatttttttctatagaaacaactGATATATATACAGACATCACTTTTATGTTATAcataactttttctatagaaaatactgttatacataatttttctatagaaaaaactgttatacaaaaattttttttatagataaaactgttataccgacataaattttatgttatacataaatttttctatagaaagaacggttatacacaatttaattatagaaaaaactgttatatataattttttctatataaaaaactgttatacacaatttcttctataaaaaaactgttatactgacataaattttatgttatacaaaaattttattatagaaaaaactgttatatataatatttttatatagaaaactattatacacaaatttttctatagataaaactgttataccgacattttattataaaaaaactgttatatacaaatttttctatataaaaaactgttatacacaatttgttctatagaaaaaactgttatactgacataaattttatgttatacacaaattttattatagactgttatatacaatatttttatatagaaaactgttatacacaaatttttctatagatacAACTGTTATACcgacataaattttattttataaataaattgtttctatagaaaaaacttctatacacaaatttttctatagattaAACCGTTATACAGACATAAATTGTatgttatacatacatttttctgtagaacaaactgttataaaaaaaaacgattttttttataataaaaacattatacacaaatttctatagcttttatatacaatatttttatatagaaaactgttatacacaaatttgtctATACATACAACTGTTATAAcgacataaattttattttataaataaattgtttctatagaaaaaacttctatacacaaatttttctatagattaAACCGTTATACAGACataaatttttctgtagaacaaactgttaaacaacaattttttttataataaaaacattatacacaaatttctaaaggtagggtcacacatgacaaatatttgacgaaaaagacgtaaccactaaataaaatatacttgaattcttttatttattccaaaaacttattttactttggatgattcaaaataaaaaaaaaatagttttattttatttgatgctgtttgatcttacaaaactattgtaagagtaaacacgtcaaacaaatttgtgctaaaaaaaagtggttacgcttttttgagcaaatatttgccatgtgtgaccgtaccttaagtATAAGAGTATCACATTAGTCAAAGGAGTACCAAGGTGCTTTTCAACATgaaattgtatcaaaaaaaGTACGATGGTATTTATTGTACTTTTTTCAGAACTTTACACCAAAGGTAAGACAGTTGtaaattgagaaaaattaaaaatgtgtcatcataaaaagtaaaataataaagatcATTAGAAATTACAGACGTTGGTAGTTACTTTCTAatcttttaaaaagtattaggCAATCTGCAAAAGACTATTACCCCTagaaaatagtttaatttttgtgaaaaagacatattttgaaatggtttttgaaagaaacatttaacgattttaggaattttaatgtttttcttacaatttagattttgtattgaaaatccttctgatttttgtaataaaaagtaatttttttttgaaaactaaattttctttcaaaaaagtaccacaaaaacTCCCATATTAAACAACTTTCCATCCCTGttgtgtattttaaattttacgctTCAATAGGCATATCATTTTGGTTTGAGGGGGAAGACCACGAAGATTATCACAGACATTGATcggtttattttaaagttatgccAAACAAAGAGTTTAAAACcgtaaaacaaaaagaaacttATCACATCAAAGATCGTTAACAGTTCGCCTGGTTTGAAAccgaaaaaaaacacacaacttTCCCACACTCTATAACCAAAGAAAGCCCACAAGGTGGACAGACaaaaactcacaaaaaaaaagtcacAGATAACTAACTCATACATAGCACATGTATGATGATCAATTTGTGTTTGGTCAAATATTCCTATTATCCTAGTATGTATGGCAAAATGTAGTTATTGCTGTTAACAttgtttttacttttgtttttccTTAAGGAAAGTTGAAATAACTTGGTTAAGCGTTattacatttgtaaaatttctggTATTGACCAAACTCTCAAACACATTTAACCATTCCCATAACAACCAAATACATATCTATCTatctacatacatttatattgtaacTTGCAAACCACAACCTAACATCTATAAGACAACTGTCATGAACGAGTTCGCCTACGCATTTTCTTTTAACCACAAAAACTTTTGCTCACACACTCACTCCCATGTtggttaatatttatttagtttttattttattttttttgttttttatcttaGCGTTTTTTCTACTTCACTTAAAGCGGGTCTAAGCCATCAAACATaattgttgttgtggttgttatTGTGTTTGTGTGGCTGTTTGACTgcttgaatttaaattaatactCGCATCTTCTTAGAGTTTTGCGCGTGTGCTTTTAAACGTTAAACTGCCTTGGGCGTTGTATATGTACCTGGTATATGGCCACAATAATAATAAACGGGCCTCCTTGCTACGTAGAGCAAAAAAAGTGCTTAAAAGAAGGAactcaaacgaaaaaaataactaaacaaaacaaaacattgaCATCCATGCTAAACTAAAAAGAAGCGTAAATACTCTCTTCACAacaatattgcat comes from Calliphora vicina chromosome 2, idCalVici1.1, whole genome shotgun sequence and encodes:
- the Tsp gene encoding cartilage oligomeric matrix protein isoform X1, producing MNWLSFSVLTGLLCLTQVASLSLDPVASSELEQHIKKGDCVISMRHIRPRRKLHISIEALFMIDFPTLKHKMSFFLDRKQQRVTLDMSAAGDVESLHFDIPHTNETSTIRSLALHFHKNRISLLVDCKETSSHEVDMNLTKLYTQMDDPVVKLFRERKYPLHFDGNVDSALQRANCQKGLNRRGNRRMLKNKISEREKNKKRDVRNWFNHEPGTSAEQYQQQIPLDMDRRGDIPIMSGDCEDALAKSLSDLMALVKLLREDIAHQRQEIAYLRMLLENCAGCKEPKGDNNIRIEPTCRTSNPCYPSVECYDSAAGPRCGRCPVGMIGDGKICKPGVTCSDRPCYIGVQCHDTVSGAQCESCPLGYDGDGRSCTKRNPCLDGPCPSGVECIQIGVPPFFQCISCTRSQRINGTLCVDIDECELYQPCDPKSTCVNQNPGFRCEPCPLGYSGMHVHGYYAEYWTINYQKQTCYDVDECQNGMARCGPNSACVNTMGSYQCKCREGYVSNGTSNCFPIADMCPDGTICNSNANCVLSDNYKYRCKCKVGWAGNGLVCGRDRDLDSWPDMQLPCSELHCNRDNCIDLPNSGQEDADNDGIGDGCDDDADGDLISNDKDNCPFVYNVDQLDSDHDGVGDACDNCPFVPNRKQLDTDDDTLGNDCDDDMDNDTIINEYDNCMLVPNPNQMDMDGDGIGDVCDNCPSISNPSQEDRDNDLLGDACDSEIDGDNDGIQDSEDNCPMVSNADQLDTDNDGKGDACDDDMDGDGVPNYRDNCPLAKNPNQLDLNKNGKGDLCEYDEDDDGTPNIIDNCPNNSMIYSTDFRTIRSVILDPEGEAQLDPNWEVHANGSEIIQTLNSDPGLVVGHDAFGGVDFEGTFYVNDDTDDDYVGFIFSYQSNRKFYIVMWKKNTQTYWHSTPFRASGEPGIQIKLVDSITGPGSMLRNSLWHTGDTKDQVRLLWKDPMNIGWKEKTSYRWSLLHRPAIGLMRLRMFEGDKLILDSHNVYDSTLKGGRLGAFCFSQQMIIWSDLIYKCNTRVPALVYNDLPGHLKQKVEIDR